A portion of the Calderihabitans maritimus genome contains these proteins:
- a CDS encoding TraR/DksA C4-type zinc finger protein produces the protein MNMQKLEHYRKKLLKSRKETEALIKGIEESGLDKTLRDSVQELSAYDNHPADLGDELFERSKDLALRDRARLQLQKIDDALQRIEEGRYGYCENCGRPIPEERLEVVPETTLCVNCRRLSEGKGDRHPRPIEEDVVVPPYGGFTHDSSPAELGDAEDEVMYDGEDAWQDVARFGTSDTPQDAPHARDYPAVYPDFDEDRGVVQDVEGIPYFKGADGIFYENVYGQDNEEAPEELVIGDDGLDMLRREDED, from the coding sequence ATGAACATGCAGAAATTAGAACATTACCGGAAAAAATTGTTGAAATCCCGAAAAGAAACTGAGGCTTTAATAAAGGGAATAGAAGAAAGTGGATTGGATAAAACCTTAAGGGACTCGGTTCAGGAGCTTTCTGCATACGACAATCACCCTGCTGATCTGGGAGATGAGCTTTTTGAACGCAGCAAGGATCTAGCTTTAAGAGACAGGGCAAGGCTACAGTTGCAGAAGATAGATGACGCTCTACAGCGTATAGAAGAGGGTCGCTACGGCTATTGTGAAAACTGCGGCCGACCTATACCTGAGGAAAGGTTAGAGGTTGTTCCTGAAACCACTCTATGCGTGAACTGTCGCCGCCTGTCTGAAGGAAAAGGTGATCGGCATCCACGGCCTATAGAAGAAGATGTAGTGGTACCGCCCTACGGAGGTTTTACCCATGATTCTTCTCCGGCAGAACTGGGAGATGCGGAAGATGAGGTGATGTACGACGGGGAAGACGCGTGGCAGGACGTAGCCCGGTTCGGAACTTCCGATACACCTCAGGATGCACCTCATGCTCGGGATTATCCAGCCGTTTATCCAGACTTTGACGAGGACCGGGGTGTGGTGCAAGATGTAGAAGGTATTCCGTATTTTAAAGGGGCCGACGGCATTTTTTACGAGAATGTTTACGGACAGGATAACGAAGAAGCACCGGAAGAACTGGTTATTGGTGATGACGGTTTGGACATGCTGAGGAGAGAAGACGAAGATTGA
- a CDS encoding gamma-glutamylcyclotransferase family protein, producing the protein MITPVEGVFVYGTLMTGFENHKHIFRAKSTRVRPAKARGLLYHLAEGYPAMVPGEGTVIGEYIVPGDLYQVLPVLDRLEGYRGPGGNNLYDRVIQEVELLDTGERVRAYLYVYSSDRRAQLKKESLLIEHGDWRRFLREENLKASG; encoded by the coding sequence TTGATTACTCCGGTCGAAGGGGTATTTGTTTATGGTACTTTGATGACTGGTTTTGAAAATCATAAGCATATCTTCCGGGCTAAATCGACACGGGTCAGACCGGCCAAAGCCAGGGGACTTCTTTACCACCTTGCCGAAGGCTATCCGGCAATGGTTCCGGGGGAAGGAACGGTTATTGGAGAGTATATAGTACCGGGAGATTTATATCAAGTTCTCCCTGTTTTGGATAGATTGGAAGGTTACCGGGGTCCGGGCGGCAACAATCTTTATGATCGGGTGATTCAGGAGGTGGAACTTCTGGATACAGGAGAACGGGTCAGGGCCTACCTCTATGTTTATAGTTCCGACAGGAGGGCACAACTGAAGAAAGAGAGTTTATTAATTGAACATGGCGATTGGAGAAGGTTTTTAAGAGAAGAAAATTTGAAGGCTTCCGGATAG
- a CDS encoding DUF5665 domain-containing protein, translating to MREKALEEDIDALTRQVEKLAFYLEKMRLAEYVELLHKPRRLFMINFMVGVARGLGTAIGIAFLSSVLLYILKQIIVLNLPIISDFIAAIVRMVMEKSHF from the coding sequence ATGAGAGAAAAAGCTTTAGAAGAAGATATCGATGCCCTAACACGTCAGGTGGAAAAGCTGGCGTTTTACCTGGAGAAGATGCGGCTGGCTGAATACGTGGAATTACTGCATAAACCCAGGCGATTATTTATGATAAACTTTATGGTAGGAGTTGCCAGAGGGCTAGGGACGGCGATAGGAATAGCTTTTCTCAGCAGCGTCCTATTATATATATTGAAGCAGATAATTGTATTAAACCTGCCCATAATTAGTGATTTCATTGCCGCCATTGTAAGAATGGTAATGGAGAAATCACATTTTTAG
- a CDS encoding YkgJ family cysteine cluster protein has translation MRAFTIDLAGKRGYDLIVADPEATVQDYLDALEQLTMNDSIYLSRNVGGQCEGCDRCCGERIPLTYIDILRLKRSQYLQKVTGGRVDLRYILDRFCYVVVEGPSVDIMLRTGEDGYCIFLDRKERRCFVYPYRPLVCQSFFCCPSSRKARKLREAIVNQGEDELVRKWLLDAGYHGEDLLIHEACDPKVNPDDWPPNCFTGKRYYWEVRLADLCSPSLWRKLTLLSNQKRLKG, from the coding sequence GTGAGGGCCTTTACCATAGACTTGGCAGGAAAAAGAGGATACGACTTAATAGTCGCAGACCCTGAAGCCACGGTTCAAGATTATTTAGATGCTTTGGAACAGTTGACAATGAATGATTCGATTTATCTTTCGCGCAACGTCGGTGGCCAGTGTGAAGGATGTGATCGATGCTGTGGGGAGAGAATTCCTCTCACTTATATTGATATATTAAGGTTAAAACGCAGTCAGTACTTGCAAAAAGTGACTGGTGGTCGTGTGGATTTGCGCTACATATTGGACAGGTTCTGCTACGTGGTTGTTGAGGGACCCAGCGTAGATATTATGCTTAGGACCGGCGAGGACGGCTACTGTATTTTTTTAGACCGAAAAGAAAGACGCTGTTTTGTATACCCGTACCGTCCGCTGGTGTGTCAGTCCTTTTTTTGCTGTCCAAGTTCCAGGAAAGCCAGGAAGCTTAGAGAAGCAATTGTAAATCAGGGAGAGGACGAATTGGTCCGGAAATGGTTGTTGGACGCAGGATATCATGGAGAAGATCTATTGATTCATGAAGCCTGCGATCCGAAGGTTAATCCGGATGATTGGCCGCCCAACTGTTTTACGGGAAAGAGGTATTACTGGGAAGTGAGGTTGGCCGACTTGTGTTCCCCATCTCTTTGGCGAAAATTAACGTTACTTTCAAACCAGAAACGTCTTAAGGGTTGA
- a CDS encoding RsmB/NOP family class I SAM-dependent RNA methyltransferase yields the protein MRLPEKFLERMEQLLGEEYKAFIASYREPRHYGLRVNTLKISVEKFKRITPFSLEPVPWTEDGFYFNEEARPGKHPYYYAGLYYIQEPSAMAPAALLKVKPGERVLDLCAAPGGKSTQMAAAMAGEGLLVANDINFQRSRVLAKVLELFAVKNAVVINEQPERLAQRLPGYFDKVLVDATCSGEGMFRKDPAVIGKWGPSLIERCAGGQRAVLRAAARLLRPGGILVYSTCTFAPEENEGVIEKFLREHPEFCLLEIPKEYGFVSGNPEWVNGREELRKCVRLWPHRVKGEGHFIAMLKKESGEAENLPPSKMPGRSLPNKYFEMFREFEKDNLKVQLEGNFYLMGNHLYIAPQETGLFEQFKLLRAGWYLGSFKKNRFEPGQGLALGLKKEQVQRTLDLRGDSEEVIHYLKKETLSFRGQPGWTLVCVDGFPLGWGKQTGKFLKNYYPTAWRWVD from the coding sequence GTGAGGCTGCCTGAAAAGTTTCTCGAACGTATGGAGCAACTGTTAGGAGAAGAATATAAAGCATTTATTGCTTCTTATAGGGAACCAAGGCATTACGGCCTTAGGGTCAATACTTTAAAAATTTCCGTGGAAAAGTTTAAAAGAATTACACCCTTTTCTCTGGAACCGGTTCCCTGGACTGAAGATGGATTTTACTTTAATGAGGAGGCCCGACCAGGGAAGCATCCTTATTACTACGCAGGCCTGTATTACATTCAGGAACCAAGCGCCATGGCCCCGGCCGCTTTACTTAAGGTTAAGCCGGGAGAAAGAGTGTTGGATCTTTGTGCTGCTCCGGGAGGAAAATCCACTCAAATGGCGGCAGCTATGGCCGGAGAAGGGCTGCTTGTAGCCAATGACATAAACTTTCAAAGAAGTCGGGTTCTGGCCAAAGTCCTTGAGCTTTTTGCGGTCAAAAATGCTGTGGTGATTAATGAGCAGCCGGAGAGGTTGGCTCAACGCTTGCCGGGCTACTTTGACAAAGTTTTGGTGGATGCTACCTGTTCTGGAGAGGGCATGTTTCGTAAAGATCCGGCGGTGATTGGTAAATGGGGACCCAGCTTAATAGAACGGTGTGCCGGAGGACAGCGGGCCGTGCTGCGCGCGGCTGCGCGGTTGCTTCGCCCCGGCGGAATATTGGTGTATTCCACTTGTACCTTCGCTCCTGAAGAAAATGAAGGGGTAATCGAAAAATTTTTACGAGAGCATCCTGAATTTTGTCTTTTGGAAATTCCTAAAGAATATGGTTTTGTCTCCGGTAATCCTGAGTGGGTTAACGGTAGGGAAGAGTTACGAAAATGCGTGCGCCTTTGGCCTCACCGGGTTAAAGGAGAAGGACATTTTATAGCCATGTTGAAGAAAGAAAGCGGGGAGGCAGAAAATTTGCCGCCCTCTAAAATGCCAGGACGATCCCTGCCTAACAAGTATTTCGAGATGTTCCGAGAATTTGAAAAGGATAACTTGAAGGTACAATTGGAAGGGAACTTTTATTTGATGGGTAATCATCTCTATATTGCCCCTCAGGAAACGGGACTTTTTGAACAGTTCAAGTTGTTGCGGGCCGGCTGGTATTTGGGTAGCTTTAAAAAGAATCGCTTTGAACCGGGACAGGGTTTGGCTCTAGGGTTAAAGAAGGAGCAAGTGCAAAGGACCTTGGATTTAAGGGGAGATTCCGAAGAAGTTATTCATTACTTGAAGAAAGAAACCCTATCTTTTAGGGGCCAACCAGGGTGGACACTGGTATGTGTTGATGGTTTTCCGCTGGGGTGGGGAAAGCAAACGGGTAAATTTTTGAAAAACTATTATCCCACTGCCTGGAGATGGGTGGATTAG
- the thiD gene encoding bifunctional hydroxymethylpyrimidine kinase/phosphomethylpyrimidine kinase has translation MKKVLTVAGSDSGGGAGIQADLKTFAALRVYGTSVITALTAQNTLGVHGVHPVPAEFVARQLDAVLSDMDIEAAKTGMLVNADIIEVVARKVKDYGLKQLVVDPVMVATTGGSLLAEKAEAALKKELLPLALLITPNLPEAEVLTGRKIKTEKDMRECARILHDMGVSFVLIKGGHLEEEAEEAVDILYDGANYYRFTKPKLKINATHGSGCTLSAALTALLAQGLPVEEAVARAKEFVFQSIKGAFPVGKGVLPVNPLAML, from the coding sequence ATGAAGAAGGTTCTTACCGTAGCAGGATCAGATTCCGGCGGCGGAGCCGGGATCCAGGCCGATCTTAAAACTTTTGCCGCTCTTCGGGTATACGGTACCAGCGTTATTACGGCTTTGACGGCTCAGAACACGTTAGGAGTTCATGGTGTTCATCCGGTTCCCGCCGAGTTTGTGGCCAGGCAGTTGGACGCGGTGCTTTCCGACATGGATATTGAGGCCGCCAAGACTGGTATGTTGGTTAATGCCGATATTATTGAAGTTGTAGCTCGTAAAGTGAAGGATTATGGATTGAAACAGTTAGTGGTAGATCCGGTCATGGTGGCTACCACAGGAGGATCTTTGCTGGCGGAAAAAGCAGAGGCAGCTCTCAAAAAAGAACTGCTGCCGCTGGCACTATTGATTACGCCTAATTTACCGGAGGCGGAAGTCCTGACGGGGCGGAAAATAAAGACAGAAAAGGATATGCGAGAATGCGCCCGGATATTACATGATATGGGAGTATCATTTGTTTTGATTAAAGGGGGACATCTAGAGGAAGAAGCTGAAGAAGCTGTTGATATTCTTTACGACGGAGCAAATTACTACCGCTTTACTAAACCAAAGCTTAAAATAAATGCTACTCATGGTTCCGGGTGTACCCTTTCGGCGGCCTTGACTGCGTTATTGGCGCAGGGGTTGCCGGTAGAAGAAGCAGTAGCCAGGGCTAAGGAATTTGTTTTCCAGTCCATCAAGGGAGCCTTTCCCGTAGGGAAGGGTGTACTCCCGGTTAATCCTCTCGCTATGCTATAA
- a CDS encoding nitroreductase family protein — protein sequence MTKDVIECILERRSVRHFKPDPIPEATLGRLVDAARWAPSAGNIQPWKFYVVVNQKVKEQLAEAAYGQSFVARAPVVIVVCALPESSAERYGQRGRELYCLQDTAAAIQNILLAATAYGLGSCWVGAFDEERVKEVLELSRQERPVALIPVGYAEREPKPPARASLDRVVKVVE from the coding sequence GTGACTAAGGATGTTATTGAATGCATATTAGAGCGGAGAAGTGTTCGACATTTCAAGCCCGACCCAATCCCCGAAGCGACACTAGGGAGACTGGTAGATGCTGCCCGTTGGGCTCCTTCGGCAGGCAACATACAGCCCTGGAAGTTTTATGTGGTTGTGAACCAAAAGGTTAAAGAACAACTAGCCGAAGCGGCCTACGGGCAATCCTTTGTAGCCCGGGCTCCGGTGGTCATTGTGGTATGCGCTCTCCCGGAAAGTTCGGCTGAACGTTACGGACAGCGGGGGAGGGAACTTTATTGTCTTCAGGATACTGCCGCCGCTATCCAGAATATCCTGCTGGCGGCCACTGCTTATGGCTTGGGAAGCTGTTGGGTAGGAGCCTTTGACGAAGAGCGGGTCAAGGAGGTTCTAGAACTCAGCCGTCAGGAGAGACCTGTCGCTCTAATTCCGGTTGGCTATGCAGAAAGAGAACCCAAACCCCCGGCTCGGGCATCCCTGGACAGGGTAGTAAAAGTTGTAGAATAG
- the acs gene encoding acetate--CoA ligase, translating to MEAKTLEALLKEERVFSPPEEFVAQANVKDDSLYKEAAEDRLGFWAKQAERIDWFQKWDKVLDWDNPPFAKWFVNGKLNASYNCVDRHVKTWRRNKAAIIWEGEPGDSRVLTYQDLYREVNKFANVLKSLGVKKGDRVTLYLPMIPELPIAMLACARIGAPHSVVFGGFSAESLRDRINDAEAKILITADAGWRRGNVIPLKQNADQALQECPSIEKVIVVERVGEKSGANMVEGRDLWWHDLMKDAPAKCEPEPMDAEDMLYILYTSGTTGKPKGVVHTTGGYLVGVATTHYYIFDIKEEDVYWCTADIGWVTGHSYIVYGPLANGCTTVMYEGSPDYPDRDRFWRIVEKYGVTILYTAPTAIRAFMKWGTEYPGRCDLSTLRLLGTVGEPINPEAWMWYHKYIGRERCPIVDTWWQTETGMILISPLPGVTKTKPGTATIPFPGVEADVVDDNGNPASSGYLVLKSPWPAMLRTIFRDPERFKNQYWSRFEGIYFTGDGAKRDEDGYIWVLGRVDDVINVSGHRIGTMEVESALVDHPSVAEAAVIGKTHELKGQAISAFVTLKEGVEPSEELAAELKAHVAKKIGALARPEDIFFTAELPKTRSGKIMRRLLRDIAEGRALGDTTTLADPSVVQALKEKYEEKS from the coding sequence ATGGAAGCTAAAACTCTTGAGGCCCTTCTCAAGGAAGAACGCGTTTTCTCTCCACCGGAAGAATTTGTTGCCCAGGCCAACGTAAAAGACGATAGTCTTTACAAAGAAGCGGCGGAAGATCGTTTAGGGTTCTGGGCCAAGCAGGCCGAAAGAATCGATTGGTTCCAAAAGTGGGACAAAGTACTGGATTGGGATAATCCTCCGTTCGCCAAATGGTTTGTCAACGGTAAACTTAATGCATCGTACAATTGCGTTGACCGTCATGTAAAAACCTGGCGCCGCAACAAGGCAGCAATTATCTGGGAAGGAGAACCCGGAGATTCAAGAGTTTTAACTTATCAAGATCTTTATCGGGAAGTAAACAAGTTCGCCAATGTCCTTAAAAGCCTGGGCGTCAAGAAGGGAGATAGGGTTACTCTCTATCTGCCTATGATTCCCGAATTGCCCATTGCTATGCTCGCCTGCGCCCGTATAGGAGCACCCCATAGCGTTGTTTTTGGAGGCTTCAGTGCCGAATCCTTGAGAGACCGCATTAATGATGCCGAAGCCAAGATTCTGATTACCGCAGATGCCGGGTGGCGTCGCGGCAACGTAATACCTCTCAAACAAAACGCCGACCAGGCTCTGCAGGAATGTCCTAGTATTGAAAAAGTAATTGTAGTCGAGCGGGTAGGAGAAAAATCAGGAGCCAACATGGTCGAAGGAAGAGACCTCTGGTGGCACGATTTGATGAAGGATGCTCCCGCCAAGTGCGAACCGGAGCCAATGGATGCCGAAGATATGCTGTATATTCTCTATACCAGCGGCACTACCGGCAAGCCGAAAGGCGTAGTTCACACTACCGGAGGATATTTGGTGGGAGTAGCAACAACCCACTATTACATTTTTGATATCAAGGAAGAGGACGTATACTGGTGTACGGCTGACATTGGCTGGGTTACCGGTCACAGCTACATCGTTTACGGTCCACTGGCCAACGGTTGCACCACCGTTATGTATGAAGGAAGTCCCGATTACCCGGATCGCGATCGGTTCTGGCGTATAGTCGAGAAGTACGGCGTCACTATCCTCTACACCGCGCCCACGGCTATCCGGGCTTTCATGAAATGGGGAACTGAATATCCTGGTAGGTGCGATCTCTCTACCCTGCGGCTTCTGGGTACGGTTGGTGAGCCGATCAACCCCGAAGCATGGATGTGGTACCATAAGTACATTGGTAGAGAACGTTGTCCGATAGTGGACACCTGGTGGCAGACTGAAACGGGTATGATCCTCATTTCTCCGCTGCCCGGAGTCACCAAGACCAAACCGGGAACCGCCACCATACCCTTCCCGGGAGTAGAGGCAGACGTGGTAGATGACAACGGCAATCCGGCTTCATCAGGCTATCTGGTTTTGAAGTCACCCTGGCCGGCCATGCTGCGCACCATCTTCCGTGATCCCGAGAGGTTTAAGAACCAGTACTGGAGCCGGTTTGAAGGAATTTACTTCACCGGTGACGGAGCCAAGCGCGATGAGGACGGTTACATTTGGGTCCTGGGCCGGGTAGATGACGTAATTAACGTCTCCGGCCACCGGATTGGAACTATGGAAGTGGAAAGCGCTCTGGTTGACCACCCGAGCGTAGCTGAAGCTGCGGTAATAGGTAAGACTCACGAACTCAAGGGTCAGGCCATATCCGCCTTTGTCACCCTGAAAGAAGGTGTTGAGCCCTCTGAAGAATTGGCAGCCGAATTGAAGGCTCATGTAGCCAAGAAAATCGGCGCCTTGGCCCGACCGGAGGACATCTTCTTTACTGCTGAACTTCCTAAAACCCGAAGCGGAAAAATAATGCGCCGCCTGCTGCGTGACATAGCCGAAGGTCGTGCCCTGGGAGATACCACCACCCTCGCCGATCCTTCGGTAGTGCAGGCCCTGAAAGAAAAATACGAGGAGAAGAGCTAG
- a CDS encoding PFL family protein, translating to MPISFSNQEIMETIRMIEMEHLDIRTITMGISLRDCAHSDIKIMNRKIFEKIVRLAQNLVAVGEELERSYGIPIINKRISVTPISLIAEGLPKEEYLQLAQTLDRAAREVGVNFLGGFSALVHKGFTNGDRNLIDTIPEALACTERVCSSVNVATTKSGINMDAVGKMGYIIKETAQLTADKEGIGCAKLVVFCNVPEDNPFMAGAFHGIGEPEAVINIGVSGPGVILNAVRKNPQADLGTLAEIIKKTAFKVTRMGELVGRAASKKLGVPFGIVDLSLAPTPSIGDSVAEILEAMGLESCGTHGTTAALALLNDAVKKGGAMASSYVGGLSGAFIPVSEDAGMINAVERGSLSLEKLEAMTCVCSVGLDMIAIPGDTSPETIAAIIADEVAIGVINNKTTAVRVIPVPGKKVGDYVEFGGLLGRAPVMPVSHFKSDGFIRRGGRIPAPIQALTN from the coding sequence ATGCCAATTTCCTTTAGTAATCAGGAAATTATGGAAACTATACGCATGATAGAAATGGAACATCTGGACATCCGGACCATCACCATGGGTATCAGCCTGCGGGACTGCGCTCATAGTGACATTAAGATAATGAACCGAAAAATTTTCGAAAAGATTGTTAGATTAGCCCAAAATTTGGTTGCAGTAGGAGAGGAGCTGGAAAGAAGTTACGGTATTCCTATTATTAACAAGCGCATTTCCGTAACACCTATCAGTCTGATAGCGGAAGGTTTGCCCAAGGAGGAATATTTGCAGTTAGCTCAGACTTTAGATAGAGCGGCAAGAGAAGTGGGAGTTAATTTTTTGGGAGGTTTCAGTGCCCTGGTTCATAAGGGGTTTACCAACGGTGACCGTAATTTAATAGATACCATACCTGAGGCCTTGGCCTGCACCGAACGAGTCTGCTCTTCGGTGAATGTAGCCACCACTAAATCCGGTATTAACATGGATGCGGTCGGCAAGATGGGTTACATAATAAAAGAGACCGCGCAGTTGACAGCTGACAAAGAGGGTATTGGATGTGCCAAGCTGGTGGTATTCTGCAATGTTCCGGAAGATAACCCCTTTATGGCCGGTGCTTTTCACGGTATTGGTGAGCCAGAAGCAGTTATAAATATAGGAGTCAGCGGGCCGGGGGTAATACTCAATGCGGTACGCAAAAATCCCCAGGCCGACTTGGGGACCTTGGCCGAAATTATCAAAAAGACGGCTTTCAAAGTCACCCGCATGGGAGAGTTGGTGGGAAGGGCAGCCTCTAAGAAATTAGGCGTTCCTTTTGGTATTGTCGACCTGTCCCTGGCCCCCACTCCGTCCATCGGGGACAGTGTGGCGGAAATACTGGAGGCCATGGGATTAGAGAGCTGTGGCACCCATGGTACTACCGCCGCTTTGGCTTTACTTAACGATGCGGTAAAAAAAGGTGGAGCTATGGCTTCCTCTTATGTGGGAGGGTTGAGCGGAGCGTTTATTCCCGTCAGTGAGGATGCCGGGATGATTAATGCGGTGGAGAGAGGTTCGCTTTCTTTGGAGAAGCTTGAAGCCATGACTTGTGTCTGTTCTGTTGGATTGGATATGATAGCCATTCCCGGCGACACTTCTCCTGAAACCATTGCTGCCATTATTGCCGATGAAGTAGCTATTGGGGTAATTAATAATAAAACTACCGCTGTCAGGGTTATCCCGGTGCCGGGGAAAAAGGTGGGCGATTACGTTGAATTTGGAGGTCTGCTGGGTCGGGCGCCGGTAATGCCCGTCAGTCACTTCAAATCTGATGGTTTCATCCGGCGGGGAGGCCGGATCCCGGCGCCAATTCAGGCGTTAACCAACTAA
- a CDS encoding threonyl-tRNA synthetase editing domain-containing protein, which produces MRFLMLHVDFFKSALTEKGRSPVVEPPDPPVTVVENALVVLTSVEKQDEKAPHQVAEKAAAEIAATATNLKVENVLLHPFAHLFAELSRPEMAVKVMDMVKEILLQKGYQVSRTPFGWFNTLEIKAKGHPYSRVARIITPD; this is translated from the coding sequence ATGAGGTTTCTAATGCTACACGTAGATTTTTTCAAAAGTGCCTTAACGGAAAAAGGGCGTTCGCCAGTGGTAGAACCACCGGACCCTCCAGTTACGGTGGTAGAAAATGCCCTGGTCGTTCTGACCAGTGTGGAAAAACAGGATGAGAAAGCACCGCATCAAGTGGCGGAGAAAGCCGCCGCAGAAATAGCTGCTACGGCTACCAACTTGAAGGTCGAGAACGTGCTACTGCATCCTTTTGCCCACCTTTTTGCCGAACTGAGTCGCCCGGAAATGGCAGTGAAGGTTATGGATATGGTTAAAGAAATCTTGCTGCAAAAAGGTTACCAGGTATCGCGAACTCCTTTCGGATGGTTCAATACCTTGGAAATTAAGGCTAAGGGGCATCCGTATTCCCGAGTGGCCAGAATTATTACCCCTGATTAA
- a CDS encoding RluA family pseudouridine synthase, whose product MEEIREYRIETEQAGERIDRFLAARSPDLSRSWIQRLIREQKVTVDGETVKPNYKLKTGDCIKLIVPPPEEPIVKPEKIPLDILFEDQDIIVVNKPQGMVVHPAAGNFSGTLVNALLYHCKDLSGINGVLRPGIVHRIDKDTSGVLVVAKNDSAHLELAAQIKAHRVKRVYIALVHGDLAEPAGTIDAPIGRDLKDRKRMAVVFKGARRAVTHYKILERFGDFTLIEAQLETGRTHQIRVHMAYLGHPVAGDPKYGPRKPAFGLKGQALHAKLLGIFHPRTKHYMEFEAPLPKYFQELLTRLRSA is encoded by the coding sequence ATGGAAGAGATAAGGGAGTACCGGATTGAAACGGAACAGGCGGGAGAGAGGATAGATCGCTTTCTGGCTGCTCGGTCTCCCGATTTATCTCGATCCTGGATTCAGCGCCTTATCCGGGAACAAAAAGTGACTGTTGACGGTGAAACGGTTAAGCCAAATTATAAACTCAAAACAGGGGACTGTATAAAATTAATTGTTCCCCCGCCGGAAGAGCCAATAGTGAAGCCAGAGAAAATTCCCCTGGATATTCTATTTGAAGATCAAGACATCATAGTTGTGAATAAACCGCAGGGCATGGTTGTTCATCCTGCGGCTGGAAATTTTTCCGGTACTCTGGTGAACGCTCTCTTGTATCACTGTAAGGACCTCTCAGGTATAAACGGGGTCCTGCGGCCGGGAATTGTTCACCGTATAGATAAAGACACCTCCGGTGTGCTGGTGGTGGCAAAGAATGATTCCGCCCACCTGGAATTGGCAGCCCAGATCAAGGCCCACCGGGTTAAACGGGTGTATATAGCTTTAGTGCACGGTGATTTAGCGGAGCCGGCAGGTACTATCGATGCCCCGATAGGGAGAGACCTCAAAGACCGGAAGCGTATGGCGGTGGTTTTCAAGGGAGCAAGAAGAGCAGTCACTCACTATAAGATTCTCGAACGTTTTGGGGATTTTACCTTAATCGAAGCTCAACTGGAGACGGGACGAACTCACCAGATTAGAGTGCATATGGCATACCTGGGCCATCCGGTGGCAGGAGACCCGAAATACGGACCGCGCAAACCGGCATTTGGTTTAAAAGGCCAGGCCCTTCATGCCAAGCTTTTAGGCATTTTTCATCCCCGGACCAAACATTACATGGAGTTTGAGGCGCCTTTACCGAAATATTTCCAGGAACTTTTGACCCGGTTGCGCTCAGCATAG
- the lspA gene encoding signal peptidase II, with translation MRFLSLATLVLLLDQVTKYLVSHKMELGQSIPVLDNIFHITYIHNPGAAFGMLAYRTAFFVAITVVVVVAILIFYRRIKENRYLLKSGLALQLGGAVGNLLDRLRYGYVIDFLDFRVWPVFNLADSAIVLGVALVCWELWRMPDKEK, from the coding sequence GTGCGGTTTTTATCTTTGGCTACATTAGTTTTACTCTTGGATCAAGTAACCAAGTATTTAGTTAGCCATAAAATGGAGCTGGGCCAATCCATTCCTGTATTGGACAACATTTTTCATATTACATATATTCATAATCCAGGGGCAGCTTTTGGCATGCTGGCTTACAGGACGGCTTTTTTTGTAGCCATTACAGTTGTGGTTGTGGTGGCCATTCTTATTTTTTACCGGCGGATTAAGGAAAATCGCTATCTTTTAAAATCGGGACTGGCCCTGCAGTTGGGGGGAGCCGTAGGCAACCTCTTAGACCGTTTGCGTTATGGGTATGTGATCGATTTTCTGGATTTCAGAGTTTGGCCCGTTTTTAACCTTGCCGATTCCGCTATTGTTTTGGGAGTAGCGCTGGTGTGCTGGGAGTTATGGAGAATGCCTGATAAGGAAAAGTAG
- a CDS encoding DUF1540 domain-containing protein has protein sequence MHQRIFCEADCHHNDGGRCGLRQIRIITRGLDTNCQQFERLLPPNETTRVFTYGKPNDTVELGPFD, from the coding sequence ATGCATCAAAGAATCTTTTGTGAAGCCGATTGCCACCACAACGATGGGGGACGCTGTGGTCTGCGACAAATCCGTATTATTACTCGAGGGCTGGACACTAACTGTCAGCAGTTTGAACGGCTGCTTCCTCCAAATGAAACCACCCGGGTTTTTACTTACGGTAAACCCAATGATACCGTTGAGCTAGGTCCTTTTGACTAA